One part of the Geoalkalibacter sp. genome encodes these proteins:
- a CDS encoding DUF4870 domain-containing protein, which produces MRPDQDIELHPDRNGDNPTYGMPDPAGENWAMAAHLSALCGYLLPFGHILGPLAIWLFKGREFAKVERHGKEALNFQLSITLYLLVSMLLVVVGVGLLLIIALSLFDLVMILVATIKTRSGEDFRYPLSIRFIK; this is translated from the coding sequence ATGCGCCCCGACCAAGACATTGAGCTGCACCCGGACCGCAACGGCGACAACCCGACCTACGGCATGCCCGATCCGGCCGGGGAAAACTGGGCCATGGCCGCCCATCTCAGCGCCCTGTGCGGCTATCTGCTGCCCTTCGGTCACATTCTCGGCCCCCTCGCCATCTGGCTGTTCAAGGGGCGCGAATTTGCCAAGGTCGAGCGCCACGGCAAGGAAGCCCTCAATTTCCAATTGAGCATCACGCTCTATCTGCTGGTGTCCATGCTGCTGGTGGTGGTGGGCGTGGGGTTGCTGCTGATCATCGCCCTGTCCCTATTCGATCTGGTCATGATCCTCGTCGCCACCATCAAAACCCGCTCCGGCGAGGACTTTCGCTATCCCCTGAGCATCCGCTTCATCAAGTAG
- a CDS encoding Rne/Rng family ribonuclease, with protein MAKELVINTTSQETRVALLENGHIAELYIERSRERGIVGNIYKGRVIRVLPGMQAAFVDIGLEKAAFLYVADVFDEVEAVEKFIDGGSHGPPGAGEEAEVEARVLPPIEDLLKEGQEILVQVAKEPLGTKGARITSHISLPGRNLVYMPTVDHVGISRRIESEEEKDRLRAIVEGIRPAGSGFIVRTAAEGKSEEDLRLDMEFLLNLWQDVTRRKEGRGAPSLIHSELDVICKVVRDILTEDVRRIVVDSRDEYAKIERFIGTFMPKLKYSMELYEDDEPIFDAFGLEVEIARALGRKVWLKSGGYIIIEQTEALTAIDVNTGRFVGKHNLEDTILKTNLEAVREIAFQLRLRNIGGLIIIDFIDMEKEPHREKVHQALLEALKNDKSKSNILKISELGLVEMTRQRVRESIGRTLCESCPYCEGKGYVKSRATLAYEIFRELRREMKELTGDKITLVVHPDVAAILYDEERQGIEELERRFHKEITINARPVFHQEQYEIVLG; from the coding sequence ATGGCCAAGGAACTGGTCATCAACACGACCTCCCAGGAGACCCGGGTGGCGCTGCTGGAGAACGGCCACATCGCCGAGCTCTACATCGAGCGTTCCCGTGAACGGGGGATCGTGGGCAACATCTACAAGGGGCGGGTGATTCGCGTCCTGCCCGGCATGCAGGCGGCCTTTGTCGACATCGGTCTGGAAAAGGCGGCGTTTCTCTACGTGGCCGACGTGTTCGACGAGGTCGAGGCCGTCGAAAAGTTCATCGACGGCGGCAGCCATGGTCCGCCGGGGGCGGGCGAGGAGGCCGAGGTCGAGGCGCGGGTGCTGCCGCCCATCGAGGATCTGCTCAAGGAAGGCCAGGAAATTCTCGTGCAGGTCGCCAAGGAGCCCCTGGGCACCAAGGGCGCGCGCATCACCTCGCACATCTCCCTGCCGGGACGCAACCTGGTCTACATGCCCACCGTCGATCACGTGGGCATCTCGCGGCGCATCGAGAGCGAGGAGGAGAAGGATCGCCTGCGCGCCATCGTCGAGGGCATACGTCCCGCCGGTTCGGGCTTTATCGTGCGCACCGCCGCCGAGGGCAAGAGCGAGGAGGATCTGCGCCTCGACATGGAATTTCTCCTCAACCTCTGGCAGGACGTGACCCGCCGCAAGGAGGGGCGCGGCGCGCCAAGCCTGATCCATTCCGAACTCGATGTCATCTGCAAGGTGGTGCGCGATATTCTCACCGAGGACGTGCGGCGCATCGTCGTCGATTCGCGCGACGAGTACGCCAAGATCGAGCGCTTCATCGGCACCTTCATGCCCAAGCTCAAATACTCCATGGAGCTCTACGAGGACGATGAGCCGATTTTCGACGCCTTCGGCCTGGAGGTGGAGATCGCCCGCGCCCTGGGGCGCAAGGTGTGGCTCAAGAGCGGCGGCTACATCATCATCGAGCAGACCGAGGCCCTGACCGCCATCGACGTCAACACCGGCCGCTTCGTCGGTAAGCACAACCTCGAGGACACCATCCTTAAGACCAACCTCGAAGCAGTCAGGGAAATCGCCTTTCAGCTGCGGTTGCGCAACATCGGCGGACTGATCATCATCGACTTCATCGACATGGAGAAGGAGCCGCACCGCGAGAAGGTTCACCAGGCACTGCTCGAAGCCCTCAAGAACGACAAGAGCAAGAGCAACATCCTCAAGATTTCCGAACTGGGCCTGGTGGAGATGACCCGGCAGCGGGTGCGCGAGAGCATCGGCCGTACCCTGTGCGAGTCCTGTCCCTATTGCGAGGGCAAGGGCTACGTCAAGAGCCGCGCCACCCTGGCCTACGAGATTTTTCGCGAACTGCGCCGGGAAATGAAGGAGCTGACGGGCGACAAGATCACCCTGGTGGTACATCCCGATGTCGCCGCGATTCTCTATGACGAGGAACGCCAGGGCATCGAGGAACTGGAGCGGCGCTTTCACAAGGAAATCACCATCAACGCGCGGCCGGTGTTCCATCAGGAGCAGTACGAGATCGTTCTGGGTTAG
- a CDS encoding TIGR03960 family B12-binding radical SAM protein, with product MAYDDILPRLARPSRYLGGEVGSITKDPAQVELSIALAFPDVYEVGMSHLGFAILYRILNERPWLAAERVYAPWGDLEAELLAAGEPLRSLETQRPLSQFDILGFTLQYELSYTNLLMMLDRGGVPRRRTERGEGHPLVVVGGPCAYNPEPLADFFDCALIGDGEEALVELCEAVRAARAAGESRSALLERLSSIEGVYVPGLFAVDYQDDGRLAAIRPLRAGYARVRRRFLADLDSAPFPTAPVVPTMNTVHDRVSVEIARGCTRGCRFCQAGYIYRPVRERSPERILEVVEQALTASGHEEVSLLSLSSGDYACIEPLLKNLMNRFAESRVAVSLPSLRVGSLTPELMEEIQKVRKTGFTLAPEAGSERLRQVINKGISAEDLVETTRIAFGLGWRVIKLYFMLGLPTETDADLDAIIELATRVKKSGKGSQGGADVNVSVSTFVPKAHTPFQWEAQIGIAETRRRQELLREGLRAKKLRMKWHAAEMSFLEGVFARGDRRLGNVIEKAVDLGCRFDGWNDCFDFARWQQAFAACGIEPSFYLRARDPEEVLPWDHIDCGIPKAFFLRECQAALAQVPTPDCRTGACSGCGICDFEELRLRLCDPRSLADLPSPPSAKAAPAEEQRCRLRLRLAKTGKGRFIGHLEFMSLFHRAVRRAGLPVRHTQGFHPHPRISFSEALPHGMESEAEIIDLDLAAPLSAEEAVSRLNASLPEGFRVREGALLHWRGAAPSASIESTVYRFALPKDAPVDLEDRIASFLGAARVSAQRLKKGRSVAVDLRPGVVDVWVEEGRLLLEMSQGSPLPVAAFLLERDEAQVRDLPACKIGVRLRPTPDGLS from the coding sequence ATGGCTTACGATGACATTCTGCCCCGCCTCGCGCGGCCCTCGCGTTACCTGGGCGGCGAAGTGGGCAGCATCACGAAAGATCCCGCCCAGGTCGAGCTGTCCATCGCCCTGGCCTTTCCCGACGTCTACGAGGTGGGCATGAGCCACCTCGGCTTTGCCATTCTCTATCGCATTCTCAACGAGAGGCCCTGGTTGGCGGCCGAGCGGGTCTACGCCCCCTGGGGGGATCTGGAGGCCGAACTGCTCGCGGCGGGCGAACCGCTGCGTTCCCTGGAGACGCAGCGGCCCCTCTCCCAGTTCGATATTCTCGGCTTCACCCTGCAATATGAGCTCTCCTACACCAATCTGCTCATGATGCTCGATCGCGGCGGCGTCCCCAGGCGCCGTACGGAGCGCGGAGAGGGACATCCTCTGGTGGTGGTGGGTGGTCCTTGCGCCTACAATCCCGAGCCCCTGGCGGATTTCTTCGACTGTGCCCTGATCGGCGACGGCGAGGAGGCACTGGTGGAACTGTGCGAGGCGGTGCGCGCCGCGCGCGCTGCCGGCGAAAGCCGCTCGGCGCTGCTTGAACGACTCTCTTCCATCGAGGGCGTCTACGTGCCCGGTTTGTTCGCAGTGGATTACCAGGACGACGGCCGCCTGGCCGCCATTCGCCCCCTGCGCGCCGGCTATGCCCGGGTGCGGCGGCGCTTTCTTGCCGATCTGGACAGCGCCCCCTTTCCTACGGCGCCGGTGGTGCCGACCATGAACACCGTACATGACCGAGTGTCGGTGGAGATCGCGCGCGGCTGCACGCGCGGCTGTCGCTTCTGCCAGGCAGGCTACATCTATCGCCCGGTGCGCGAGCGCAGCCCCGAGCGGATTCTCGAGGTCGTGGAACAAGCCCTGACCGCCAGCGGGCATGAGGAGGTGTCGCTGCTCTCCCTGTCGAGCGGCGATTATGCCTGCATCGAACCGCTGCTGAAAAATCTCATGAACCGCTTTGCCGAGAGCCGCGTGGCGGTGTCCCTGCCGAGCCTGCGCGTCGGTTCCCTGACCCCGGAGCTCATGGAAGAGATCCAGAAGGTGCGCAAAACCGGCTTCACCCTGGCGCCCGAGGCGGGCAGCGAACGCCTGCGTCAGGTGATCAACAAGGGCATCAGCGCCGAGGATCTGGTGGAGACCACGCGCATTGCCTTTGGCCTGGGCTGGCGCGTGATCAAGCTGTACTTCATGCTCGGCCTGCCCACGGAAACCGACGCCGACCTCGATGCCATCATCGAGTTGGCGACGCGCGTTAAAAAAAGCGGCAAGGGCAGCCAGGGCGGCGCCGACGTCAATGTCTCCGTGTCGACCTTCGTGCCCAAGGCCCATACGCCCTTTCAATGGGAGGCGCAGATCGGTATCGCCGAAACCCGCCGCCGCCAGGAGCTGCTGCGCGAGGGGCTGCGCGCGAAAAAGCTGCGCATGAAGTGGCATGCCGCCGAGATGTCCTTTCTCGAAGGCGTGTTCGCCCGCGGCGATCGGCGCCTGGGCAACGTCATTGAAAAGGCCGTGGATCTCGGCTGTCGCTTTGACGGCTGGAACGATTGCTTTGACTTCGCCCGCTGGCAGCAGGCCTTTGCCGCTTGCGGGATCGAGCCGTCCTTTTATCTGCGCGCGCGCGATCCCGAGGAGGTGCTGCCCTGGGATCATATCGACTGCGGCATCCCCAAGGCCTTCTTTTTACGGGAGTGCCAAGCGGCCCTTGCGCAAGTGCCGACCCCCGATTGTCGCACGGGGGCCTGCTCGGGCTGCGGCATCTGTGATTTCGAGGAGCTGCGCCTGCGCCTGTGCGATCCGCGCTCTCTCGCCGACTTGCCCTCGCCCCCATCGGCAAAGGCCGCGCCTGCCGAAGAGCAGCGCTGCCGCCTGCGCCTGCGGCTTGCCAAGACCGGCAAGGGGCGCTTCATCGGGCATCTGGAGTTCATGAGCCTGTTTCACCGCGCGGTGCGCCGCGCCGGCCTGCCGGTGCGCCATACCCAGGGATTTCATCCCCATCCGCGCATCTCGTTTAGTGAAGCCCTGCCCCACGGCATGGAGAGCGAGGCGGAAATCATCGATCTCGACCTGGCTGCTCCCCTGTCGGCCGAGGAGGCGGTGAGCCGCCTCAACGCCAGTTTGCCTGAGGGCTTTCGCGTGCGTGAAGGGGCGCTTCTGCACTGGCGCGGCGCCGCGCCATCCGCTAGTATTGAAAGCACGGTTTATCGCTTTGCGCTGCCCAAGGATGCGCCCGTTGATTTGGAGGACCGCATCGCATCCTTTCTTGGCGCCGCGCGGGTGTCGGCGCAGCGCCTGAAAAAGGGCCGATCCGTTGCCGTTGATCTGCGCCCCGGCGTGGTCGATGTCTGGGTCGAGGAGGGCCGACTGCTGCTGGAGATGAGCCAGGGCAGCCCCTTGCCCGTCGCGGCCTTTTTGCTTGAGCGCGACGAGGCGCAGGTGCGGGATCTGCCCGCCTGCAAGATCGGCGTGCGCTTGCGCCCGACCCCGGACGGACTCTCATGA